A section of the Rhizobium sp. SSA_523 genome encodes:
- a CDS encoding tail protein X, translated as MRERIVTGADGIDRYVTIEGDRVDQIAHSYYGRHLKNTEALYEANRGLSERGMLLPPGLVIVLPPIPKQETPIPFRKLYD; from the coding sequence ATGAGGGAGCGAATTGTGACCGGTGCTGACGGCATCGACCGCTATGTCACGATTGAGGGAGACCGTGTCGACCAGATCGCGCACAGCTACTACGGCCGGCATCTCAAGAACACCGAGGCCCTCTATGAGGCAAACCGAGGCCTGTCGGAAAGGGGGATGCTCCTGCCCCCGGGCCTGGTGATCGTGCTCCCGCCTATCCCGAAACAGGAGACGCCCATTCCATTCCGGAAGCTCTACGACTGA
- a CDS encoding site-specific integrase, protein MGTIVERKRADGSAVYVAQILLKQKGKIVFREGRTFTRKPAAADWIKLREEELRRPGGLEAVQKRKSQHITLSDAIDRYLQENEKGIGRTKAQVLRTIKGYDIAAMSCEAIRSEHIFEFARTLRQKVAPQTVGNYLSHLSAIFTLARPAWGIPLDEQAMKDAQVVSKRMGTASKSKERDRRPTIVELDKLLEHFTDRAKRSPKSAPMTELILFALFSARRQEEITRLCWDDLDEEHSRILVRDMKHPGQKIGNDQWCDLVPEALAIIKRQPKKDARIFPYGTDAISASFTRACPVLGIVDLRFHDLRHEGISRLAELGWSIPHMAAVSGHRSWVSLKRYTHIRTRTDKYDGWKWRPTRPNEADTTMKETTVGA, encoded by the coding sequence CCATTGTCGAACGCAAAAGAGCGGACGGTTCAGCCGTCTATGTAGCTCAGATCCTTCTGAAACAGAAGGGCAAGATCGTGTTCCGCGAAGGCCGCACCTTCACAAGAAAGCCCGCGGCTGCCGATTGGATCAAACTTCGTGAGGAGGAGCTACGGCGCCCGGGCGGGCTAGAGGCCGTGCAGAAACGGAAGAGCCAACACATCACGCTCTCTGATGCCATTGATCGGTATCTGCAGGAGAACGAGAAGGGCATCGGTCGTACCAAAGCCCAGGTTCTTCGTACCATAAAAGGGTACGACATTGCCGCGATGAGCTGCGAGGCGATTCGCTCAGAGCATATTTTCGAGTTCGCTAGGACGCTCCGCCAGAAAGTCGCACCCCAGACGGTTGGGAATTACCTGTCGCACCTCAGCGCGATTTTCACCCTTGCTCGGCCTGCATGGGGGATTCCGCTGGACGAGCAAGCGATGAAAGACGCGCAGGTTGTCAGCAAACGGATGGGGACAGCATCGAAGTCAAAAGAGCGAGACCGGCGCCCTACGATCGTGGAGCTGGACAAGCTGCTCGAGCATTTCACCGACCGTGCCAAGCGATCTCCTAAATCGGCACCAATGACCGAACTGATCCTCTTCGCCCTGTTCTCGGCTCGCCGCCAGGAGGAGATCACGCGACTATGCTGGGATGACCTCGACGAAGAGCACAGCCGAATACTTGTCCGCGACATGAAGCACCCAGGGCAAAAGATCGGGAACGACCAGTGGTGCGACTTGGTCCCCGAAGCGCTTGCGATCATCAAGCGCCAACCGAAGAAGGACGCCAGGATCTTTCCGTACGGAACGGATGCAATAAGCGCCTCGTTCACCCGCGCATGCCCCGTCCTTGGAATCGTGGATCTCCGGTTCCACGACCTCCGGCATGAAGGGATCAGCAGATTGGCCGAACTGGGATGGTCGATCCCGCATATGGCAGCAGTCTCCGGCCACCGGTCGTGGGTGTCGCTCAAGCGTTACACGCACATCCGAACTCGGACGGATAAGTATGACGGCTGGAAGTGGAGACCGACACGGCCGAATGAAGCGGACACAACTATGAAGGAAACCACCGTTGGAGCTTGA
- a CDS encoding peptidoglycan-binding protein, protein MDSTLKAVQQRLIDLGYDLGPAGADGISGRFTTSAVAKFQADKGLPIKWPGTIGPITIAALNLDAKEVHVTPPWILEGLRKKGLHEKTNNKELRAYLASDGHALGDPAKLPWCGDFMETIIALTLPREPMVVNPYWAANWLKFGVPVQRDEYYLGAIGVKARPGGNHVFTLVGHDKTAVHALGGNQSNSISIVKIRKSDITAMRFPATYQFPTEQMSMTTFTGSYSTKED, encoded by the coding sequence ATGGACAGCACTTTGAAGGCCGTGCAGCAGCGGCTGATTGATCTCGGCTACGACCTGGGCCCGGCCGGTGCCGACGGCATATCTGGGAGGTTCACCACCTCGGCCGTTGCGAAGTTCCAGGCTGACAAGGGGCTGCCGATCAAGTGGCCCGGCACGATTGGTCCGATCACGATCGCCGCCCTGAATCTCGATGCAAAGGAGGTTCATGTGACGCCTCCGTGGATCCTGGAGGGGCTCCGGAAGAAGGGTCTGCACGAGAAGACGAACAACAAAGAGCTGCGGGCCTACCTCGCAAGTGACGGTCACGCCCTCGGCGACCCCGCAAAGCTTCCCTGGTGCGGCGACTTTATGGAAACGATCATCGCGCTGACCCTCCCGCGGGAGCCCATGGTGGTGAACCCCTATTGGGCCGCCAACTGGCTGAAGTTCGGCGTCCCGGTTCAACGGGATGAATATTACCTTGGCGCCATTGGCGTGAAGGCGCGGCCGGGCGGGAACCATGTGTTCACGCTGGTCGGCCACGACAAGACGGCCGTCCACGCGCTCGGCGGCAATCAGTCCAACAGCATCAGCATCGTGAAGATCCGGAAGTCGGACATCACCGCGATGCGCTTCCCGGCCACCTATCAGTTCCCGACCGAGCAGATGTCGATGACCACGTTCACCGGCAGCTACTCGACAAAGGAAGACTGA